In Sandaracinaceae bacterium, the following proteins share a genomic window:
- the tssI gene encoding type VI secretion system tip protein VgrG, with amino-acid sequence MSAHDQDDPADQARDAATSGAVQVATAAAQDPSSAGAAAQAAGTQAAAQGAQAGLAEAGVPTEVAQGATSVAAGAVSGGAAGAAQAGAGAAGSAAGSALSDAGVPPAVAGAVTSATTQVAGAAMARADASVQGGGGGGSSGASSGSFPGDIARLAEQLSAAVLSNVDDTAQAVFHFECPGSDVTWVVASVDAQQAMNEPYRVDIDLRTDDMTVEGGQLLGQSCALLIERGTVQHRLSGVVGSVRTGSTARDQVSVHVRVVPALWGLSQQRDTRIFQDLPVPKILATVLEAALQPYQRKVVLELERAYAVCEYRVQYDETTLDFVTRLMEEEGIAYWFDQEDDHEVMVLSDSPAKYRELVSLHDRELDFVSRDNAVEGKENVREFHMLAQMTPNAVVTRHFDWTHPSHPVSATAEASAPAEGDPVHGAVVGPRRELYEHDTRPLTFSEYSDGNGFGAHDSEPQTGLRYEAHLVRAHVASGVSTAIGMMPGVAFELLGHPMPELDGRYVVLTVKHHGLDRDGGAQREAYYNEFTCMLAEQMARPVRRTPKPRVLGMQTATVVGPADVEIHTDPHGRIRAQFHWDRLGERNEHSSCYMRVMQPWAGAGWGFMFLPRIGMEVTVTFLNGDPDQPLVTGTVYNTENAPPYPPHEELTKSTIKTRSSPTPADEEEFGYNELTFEDKKGAEEIILHAQMDLNETVENNHTTTVHGSHTNTVDGGDSESVGGDQSLSVSGNRTKTVSKDETITVTGKRTQEVTGAEEVKLHNTYSLTVDQTSSTTVTGAVSEKYQAGRTTTVTGKDVETVSDGKSVSVTGGALSMDASVSASITHAGAHTLALQDRVDLSTSTDFTVTNGSSSISSSGGTLTLSATTIELTVGGASIVIGADGISIAGPKVAATGQGSTLELTPSGAALSGPKITSSAMGTHEITGGLVKIN; translated from the coding sequence ATGAGCGCACACGACCAGGACGACCCGGCAGATCAGGCGCGTGACGCGGCCACCAGCGGGGCAGTACAGGTGGCGACGGCTGCCGCCCAAGACCCGTCCTCCGCGGGCGCGGCTGCGCAGGCGGCAGGTACCCAGGCGGCGGCGCAGGGCGCGCAGGCCGGGCTGGCCGAGGCGGGGGTCCCGACCGAGGTCGCGCAGGGGGCCACTTCCGTCGCTGCGGGTGCGGTGTCCGGGGGAGCGGCTGGCGCGGCCCAGGCCGGAGCGGGCGCGGCCGGTTCCGCTGCGGGGTCTGCGCTATCCGACGCCGGGGTGCCCCCCGCGGTCGCGGGAGCCGTCACCAGCGCCACCACGCAGGTGGCGGGCGCGGCCATGGCGCGCGCCGACGCGAGCGTCCAAGGCGGCGGCGGTGGAGGTTCCTCGGGCGCGTCGTCGGGCTCCTTCCCCGGCGACATCGCGCGCCTGGCGGAGCAGCTCTCCGCGGCCGTCCTGAGCAACGTCGACGACACGGCGCAGGCGGTGTTCCACTTCGAGTGCCCCGGCAGCGACGTGACGTGGGTCGTCGCGTCGGTCGACGCCCAACAAGCCATGAACGAGCCGTATCGCGTGGACATCGACCTGCGCACGGACGACATGACGGTCGAGGGCGGGCAGCTGCTGGGACAGTCGTGCGCGCTGCTCATCGAGCGCGGCACGGTGCAGCATCGCCTCTCGGGCGTCGTGGGCTCGGTGCGCACGGGCAGCACGGCGCGCGACCAGGTGTCCGTCCACGTGCGCGTGGTCCCGGCCCTGTGGGGCCTCTCGCAGCAGCGGGACACGCGCATCTTCCAAGACCTGCCCGTGCCCAAGATCCTCGCCACCGTCCTCGAGGCGGCGCTGCAGCCCTACCAGCGCAAGGTGGTGCTGGAGCTGGAGCGCGCCTACGCGGTCTGCGAGTACCGCGTTCAGTACGACGAGACCACGCTCGACTTCGTGACGCGGCTCATGGAGGAAGAGGGCATCGCCTACTGGTTCGACCAAGAAGACGACCACGAGGTGATGGTGCTCTCGGACTCGCCGGCCAAGTACCGCGAGCTGGTCAGCCTGCACGATCGCGAGCTGGACTTCGTGTCCCGCGACAACGCCGTGGAGGGCAAGGAGAACGTCCGCGAGTTCCACATGCTCGCGCAGATGACGCCCAACGCCGTGGTCACGCGGCACTTCGACTGGACGCACCCCTCGCACCCCGTGTCGGCCACGGCGGAGGCGTCCGCGCCGGCCGAAGGTGACCCCGTGCACGGCGCCGTCGTGGGGCCTCGCCGCGAGCTCTACGAGCACGACACGCGGCCGCTCACCTTCTCCGAGTATAGCGACGGGAACGGCTTCGGCGCGCACGACTCCGAGCCGCAGACCGGCTTGCGCTACGAAGCGCACTTGGTGCGGGCGCACGTGGCCTCCGGGGTCTCGACCGCCATCGGCATGATGCCCGGCGTCGCGTTCGAGCTGCTGGGTCACCCCATGCCCGAGCTGGACGGGCGCTACGTGGTGCTCACCGTGAAGCACCACGGCCTGGACCGCGATGGCGGCGCGCAGCGCGAGGCGTACTACAACGAGTTCACGTGCATGCTGGCCGAGCAGATGGCGCGGCCCGTGCGCAGGACGCCCAAGCCCCGCGTGCTGGGCATGCAGACCGCCACGGTGGTCGGTCCGGCCGACGTCGAGATCCACACGGACCCCCACGGCCGCATCCGCGCACAGTTCCACTGGGACCGGCTGGGAGAGCGTAACGAGCACAGCTCCTGCTACATGCGCGTCATGCAGCCGTGGGCGGGCGCGGGCTGGGGCTTCATGTTCCTCCCGCGCATCGGCATGGAGGTGACCGTCACGTTCTTGAACGGCGACCCCGACCAGCCGCTGGTCACCGGCACCGTCTACAACACGGAGAACGCGCCGCCCTACCCGCCCCACGAGGAGCTCACGAAGAGCACCATCAAGACGCGCTCCAGCCCCACCCCCGCGGACGAAGAGGAGTTCGGCTACAACGAGCTCACCTTCGAGGACAAGAAGGGCGCCGAGGAGATCATCCTCCACGCGCAGATGGACCTCAACGAGACGGTGGAGAACAACCACACCACCACCGTGCACGGGAGCCACACGAACACGGTGGACGGCGGTGACAGCGAGTCGGTGGGTGGGGACCAGTCGCTGAGCGTGTCCGGCAACCGCACCAAGACGGTGTCCAAGGACGAGACCATCACCGTGACCGGCAAGCGCACCCAAGAGGTGACGGGCGCGGAGGAGGTCAAGCTCCACAACACCTACTCGCTGACGGTCGACCAGACGTCGTCCACCACGGTCACGGGCGCGGTCTCCGAGAAGTACCAGGCCGGGCGCACCACCACGGTCACCGGCAAGGACGTCGAGACCGTCAGCGACGGGAAGTCGGTGTCGGTCACGGGAGGCGCGCTGTCCATGGACGCCAGCGTCTCCGCCAGCATCACGCACGCGGGGGCGCACACGCTGGCGCTGCAGGACCGGGTGGACCTCAGCACCAGCACGGACTTCACGGTCACCAACGGCTCGTCCAGCATCTCGTCGTCGGGCGGCACGCTCACGCTCAGCGCCACCACCATCGAGCTCACCGTGGGCGGCGCGTCCATCGTCATCGGCGCGGACGGAATCAGCATCGCCGGCCCCAAGGTCGCGGCCACTGGCCAAGGCAGCACGTTGGAGCTGACGCCATCGGGCGCGGCGCTGAGTGGCCCGAAGATCACCTCCAGCGCCATGGGCACGCACGAGATCACGGGCGGTCTCGTGAAGATCAACTGA
- a CDS encoding PAAR domain-containing protein yields MHVGSMHGHLHPPSLIPPAPMVPLPSLGVAQLASCASVLIGGMPAIRAGDMGVALTCVSLAPVFEIGTGSSNVFIGGARAGRAMDLTLHCNPMGGGAFMIGMAVAGAALGVLGAATSAMDSSASSDAEAAASAAGDAAAAEAAGAAAAGQALGAATSAAQAALDVAALALMLMCGKDPGVGPGIGMMVPLQANVLIGGVPIPNSLDMAKDLFKAARRLARAARGRVRRRAGHGEDATTHGHCDTC; encoded by the coding sequence ATGCACGTGGGCAGCATGCACGGGCACCTGCACCCGCCCAGCCTGATCCCACCTGCGCCCATGGTGCCCCTGCCCAGCCTCGGCGTCGCGCAGCTGGCCTCCTGCGCGTCCGTGCTGATCGGCGGCATGCCCGCCATCCGGGCCGGGGACATGGGCGTGGCGCTCACGTGCGTCTCGCTCGCGCCGGTGTTCGAGATCGGGACGGGCTCCAGCAACGTGTTCATCGGAGGCGCCCGGGCGGGTCGCGCGATGGACCTCACGCTGCACTGCAACCCGATGGGCGGGGGCGCGTTCATGATCGGCATGGCCGTCGCAGGCGCCGCGCTCGGCGTGCTGGGGGCCGCGACCTCCGCGATGGACTCGTCCGCGTCGAGCGACGCCGAGGCAGCTGCGTCGGCCGCCGGAGACGCCGCCGCGGCGGAGGCTGCCGGCGCGGCCGCGGCAGGGCAGGCGCTGGGGGCGGCGACCAGCGCAGCCCAAGCGGCGCTGGACGTGGCGGCGCTCGCGTTGATGCTGATGTGCGGCAAGGACCCGGGCGTCGGCCCTGGCATCGGCATGATGGTCCCGCTGCAGGCGAACGTCCTGATCGGCGGGGTACCCATCCCCAACTCGCTGGACATGGCCAAGGACCTGTTCAAGGCGGCGCGGCGCCTCGCTCGCGCGGCTCGGGGGCGCGTGCGTCGTCGAGCAGGACACGGGGAAGACGCCACCACTCACGGGCACTGCGACACCTGCTGA
- a CDS encoding AHH domain-containing protein, which produces MSAPSNKPGCASLGPSWVGDPVDVITGEMRDEATEFRLRGPVPFAWVRHLSTAWVLEQRQNGWGHRHAFDRCLRFDLDGVRYERPDGPTVEFHVLSQVGARDARQGHVLERVGEDLYQVRKVGEPIYELRRAFGRKRREAKLVRMVDGLHEAHFDYDGQERLVGVVDYAHRTLRVEYTREGLLRAIVWLRPEGQVTCVEYEYDRHGFLLGGRDAYGKAFRYDYDDAGRVVRKVNRRGVAFEYVYDDAGRCVRARGEHGEVGITLAYRPEARETTVTHESTDAQWMYRYEPEGTLREIEAPDGGIHTFVLADDGHVVAEVDASGQVWPYARDGAGRAYGKRDGYGYLRPLDAEPHRVAPALAHRMAETALGWEHGGLEAPGFEVPWATSLPPQLPLEARQALVGAEHTGVEREVRDDFDTLVRVEKSMSGQEVRRTYRYDGTGNTERFTDFDGGTWQYVYREWTQHVEEVDPLGGVTQLEHTPWDRLTRVVDPGGTESAYTYDAQHRLAEVHRHGRMRERYVYDPIGRLIEKQGPEGSALVRYKRGPGSVLMKREGHDGTCEVFERDAHGRKTSATNAQAACTFAHTYGGLRTADLRADEGVRTRFLGREALEVETLGVRVRYLRPQADTLLVVDPTDRVHRVQRLGAGIVRRELASGTTEVSQHDGRGRCWGKTSYWDSGSKRPWTRKFWRSGEGDLLAREDSLRGTSRYTYDAAHRLTSVTDADGRQGEYAHDAAGNLRKKPGLADAHVGGRDDGLVQVDRGNRLYRANGDRFDYDTRDHVRARHGAWGKLGYEHDALDRLRRITFAAAEAGETYPPGHPAYGLELHRYGAPETVWEADYDPLGRRTETRVYGAPDATGERACARSRFWWDRDRLAAEEGPDGALRVYVYADVEALVPFMWVDYASREEASERPQDGERYYVFTDHRGCPERVEDDGGEVVWEATIHPYGECEVHVGADFHQPLRFPGHYHDAATGLHYNRFRYYSPELGRYLESDPVGIAGGLNLYGYCSDSNPLRDVDLRGLTKRCPRQRSEDGAAEEGADAESATQRRETLRQVIEDMGLDRSRRDDRAVIDMMLEGTGMSRADLDVTPRREHGDSRALGTEIRDRERTSDPTYEHPPDHAAHHVIPASVDRDHPMTRRARDEGIRGRPRAAGDATPQRDGVDRANNGIMLPSEAASPAARSELPTHTRGGSRDHPAYNRRVREAMDRRMEQLPGYDTYPDGTPDLRGVDRADLDAAITDVENDLRGIIQDSGGQHLDDVTAIDDLYND; this is translated from the coding sequence ATGTCTGCGCCTTCCAACAAGCCAGGCTGCGCGTCGTTGGGACCAAGCTGGGTCGGCGACCCGGTCGACGTCATCACCGGCGAGATGCGCGACGAGGCCACGGAGTTCCGTCTCCGAGGCCCTGTACCGTTCGCGTGGGTGCGCCACCTCAGCACGGCGTGGGTGCTCGAACAGCGCCAGAACGGATGGGGGCACCGCCACGCCTTCGACCGCTGCCTGCGCTTCGACCTCGACGGCGTGCGCTACGAGCGACCCGACGGCCCGACCGTCGAGTTCCACGTGCTTTCGCAGGTTGGTGCGCGGGATGCTCGGCAGGGCCACGTGCTGGAGCGCGTGGGCGAGGACCTGTACCAGGTCCGCAAGGTTGGCGAGCCCATCTACGAGCTACGACGGGCGTTCGGGCGCAAGCGCCGCGAGGCCAAGCTCGTCCGCATGGTCGACGGGCTGCACGAAGCGCACTTCGACTACGACGGGCAGGAACGACTGGTGGGCGTCGTGGACTACGCACACCGCACGCTGCGGGTGGAGTACACGCGGGAGGGGCTGCTGCGGGCCATCGTGTGGCTGCGTCCGGAGGGGCAGGTCACGTGCGTGGAGTACGAGTACGACCGCCATGGGTTCCTGCTCGGGGGGCGGGACGCCTACGGGAAGGCCTTCCGCTACGACTACGACGATGCGGGTCGCGTGGTCCGGAAGGTGAACCGACGCGGAGTCGCGTTCGAGTACGTGTACGACGACGCGGGGCGCTGTGTCAGGGCGCGAGGCGAGCACGGGGAAGTCGGGATCACGCTCGCGTACCGTCCAGAGGCGCGGGAGACCACGGTCACCCACGAGTCGACGGACGCACAGTGGATGTACCGCTACGAGCCCGAAGGGACGCTGCGGGAGATCGAGGCGCCGGACGGTGGCATTCACACGTTCGTCCTCGCGGATGATGGGCACGTCGTCGCCGAAGTGGACGCCTCTGGGCAGGTCTGGCCCTACGCCCGAGACGGCGCAGGGCGTGCCTACGGCAAGCGAGATGGCTACGGGTACCTGCGCCCGCTGGACGCGGAGCCGCACCGCGTGGCGCCGGCCCTCGCGCACCGAATGGCCGAGACTGCGTTGGGGTGGGAACATGGTGGACTCGAAGCGCCAGGCTTCGAGGTGCCGTGGGCTACGTCGCTGCCGCCTCAGCTTCCGCTCGAGGCACGGCAGGCGCTGGTGGGCGCCGAGCACACCGGTGTGGAGCGGGAGGTGCGGGACGACTTCGACACGCTCGTGCGCGTCGAGAAGTCGATGTCGGGGCAGGAGGTGCGGCGGACGTATCGCTACGACGGCACCGGCAACACCGAGCGCTTCACGGACTTCGACGGGGGCACTTGGCAGTACGTCTACCGGGAGTGGACACAGCACGTCGAGGAGGTGGACCCACTCGGCGGAGTGACGCAGCTGGAGCACACCCCGTGGGACCGGCTGACGCGGGTGGTGGACCCCGGGGGCACGGAGAGCGCGTACACCTATGACGCGCAGCACCGTCTGGCCGAGGTGCATCGGCATGGGCGGATGCGTGAGCGCTACGTCTACGACCCCATAGGACGGCTGATCGAGAAGCAGGGCCCAGAGGGCAGCGCGCTGGTGCGCTACAAGCGCGGCCCGGGCAGCGTGCTGATGAAGCGCGAAGGCCACGACGGCACGTGCGAGGTGTTCGAGCGGGACGCGCATGGGCGCAAGACCAGCGCCACCAACGCGCAGGCCGCGTGCACGTTTGCGCACACCTACGGGGGACTGCGCACGGCGGACCTGCGCGCCGACGAAGGCGTGCGCACGCGCTTCCTGGGGCGCGAGGCGCTCGAGGTAGAGACGCTCGGGGTGCGCGTGCGCTACCTGCGGCCGCAGGCGGACACGCTGCTGGTGGTGGACCCGACGGACCGCGTGCACCGCGTGCAGCGGCTGGGCGCGGGGATTGTGCGGCGGGAGCTGGCGAGCGGGACCACCGAGGTATCGCAGCACGACGGGCGCGGACGCTGCTGGGGCAAGACGAGCTACTGGGACTCGGGGAGCAAGCGGCCGTGGACGCGCAAGTTCTGGCGGTCGGGCGAGGGCGACCTGCTGGCGCGCGAAGACTCGCTGCGGGGGACATCGCGCTACACCTACGACGCCGCCCACCGGCTGACCAGCGTCACCGACGCCGACGGGCGACAGGGCGAGTACGCTCACGATGCCGCCGGCAACCTGCGCAAGAAGCCGGGCCTGGCCGACGCGCATGTGGGCGGGCGGGACGACGGGCTGGTGCAGGTGGACCGTGGCAACCGGCTCTACCGCGCGAACGGCGACCGCTTTGACTACGACACGCGTGACCACGTGCGTGCGCGGCACGGCGCGTGGGGCAAGCTCGGCTACGAACACGACGCGCTCGACCGCCTGCGACGCATCACGTTTGCGGCGGCTGAAGCGGGCGAGACGTACCCACCCGGGCACCCGGCCTACGGCCTGGAGCTGCACCGCTACGGAGCGCCCGAGACCGTCTGGGAGGCGGACTACGACCCCCTCGGCAGGCGCACCGAGACACGCGTCTACGGCGCTCCCGACGCTACAGGCGAGCGCGCCTGCGCCCGCTCCCGCTTCTGGTGGGACCGGGACCGGCTCGCCGCCGAAGAGGGCCCGGACGGCGCGCTGCGCGTGTACGTGTACGCCGACGTCGAAGCGCTGGTGCCCTTCATGTGGGTGGACTACGCGTCACGCGAAGAAGCCAGCGAGCGCCCTCAGGACGGCGAGCGCTACTATGTCTTCACCGATCACCGCGGCTGCCCCGAGCGCGTGGAGGACGACGGCGGCGAGGTGGTGTGGGAGGCCACCATCCACCCCTACGGCGAGTGCGAAGTGCACGTCGGCGCGGACTTCCACCAGCCCCTGCGCTTTCCTGGGCACTATCACGACGCTGCCACCGGCCTGCACTACAACCGCTTTCGGTACTACTCGCCCGAGCTCGGCCGCTACCTCGAGAGCGACCCCGTTGGCATCGCCGGTGGGCTCAACCTGTACGGCTACTGCAGCGACAGCAACCCGCTGCGCGATGTGGACCTCCGTGGGCTCACCAAGCGCTGCCCGCGCCAGCGCAGTGAGGACGGTGCCGCGGAGGAAGGTGCGGATGCAGAGAGCGCTACACAGCGGCGAGAGACGCTGCGGCAGGTAATCGAAGACATGGGCCTGGACCGAAGCCGTCGAGACGATCGAGCAGTCATCGACATGATGCTCGAAGGCACCGGCATGTCCCGAGCGGATCTCGACGTGACCCCACGCCGTGAGCATGGCGATTCAAGAGCGCTCGGAACCGAGATACGCGATCGGGAACGCACATCTGATCCAACCTACGAACACCCTCCCGACCACGCGGCCCACCACGTCATCCCCGCAAGCGTCGACCGCGACCACCCGATGACCCGCCGAGCACGGGACGAAGGAATCCGGGGCAGACCGCGCGCGGCAGGTGACGCTACCCCGCAGCGGGACGGTGTCGACAGGGCGAATAACGGAATCATGCTGCCCAGTGAGGCGGCGTCCCCGGCAGCGCGCTCCGAACTACCAACCCATACCAGAGGTGGGAGCCGCGATCATCCAGCTTACAACAGGCGCGTCCGCGAGGCGATGGATCGGCGGATGGAGCAATTACCAGGATATGATACATACCCTGACGGAACCCCAGACCTTCGAGGGGTCGACCGCGCTGACCTTGATGCAGCGATCACAGACGTCGAGAATGACCTGCGTGGCATTATTCAGGACTCGGGTGGTCAACACTTGGACGACGTGACAGCGATCGATGATCTTTACAACGACTAA
- a CDS encoding ankyrin repeat domain-containing protein produces the protein MPIMYPLRLETNRFADAAEVYDAVFLGKHRLDGSPLEYAANFSTALRTDFIHTPENRVIVSRDIADALAQVGPDAKRTDVILIDSDIETRKPRHGARVCHDFVAIQIPNLTDSLDYTRVTATPKTVHTTKPTPDPVLACDDDMPPLFYYGRRKLHASAAARQVFENAREVSVLAGYGRRRDEGRTQEMQKVLDTNAPSDGLSLSDISRVDAHGFDMLFYAAEVGNEAWADALIAAGANVNRRNARGMTPLMVAAYHGHEHVFDRLTSVGAQLEAQDHAGWTSAQWSAYCGHDDLAVRLRKIVGASDVPDVFSIAVRRPSRTLLARLVETGEYEGALTSALGDAHESYQAVIGRKEDYTDIAADLIRYGASVQSSLIPSSEFLRMATSSPHLELLSWLLEHGVPADSARHHGETALARLAGWPPELSAKAHPAMVLLLQHGADPKISDKYGNSPIHNAQRVVERAKQDPYASAVEMDAAERNLTLLLDHSIEYL, from the coding sequence ATGCCGATAATGTATCCACTTCGACTCGAGACGAACCGCTTTGCCGATGCAGCCGAAGTGTACGACGCCGTCTTTCTCGGCAAACATCGACTCGATGGCAGTCCTCTGGAGTACGCAGCGAACTTCAGTACTGCACTGCGCACCGACTTTATTCATACACCAGAGAATAGAGTCATCGTTTCACGTGACATTGCGGACGCCCTCGCTCAAGTCGGACCCGACGCTAAACGCACGGACGTGATACTCATAGACTCTGACATCGAAACGCGAAAGCCACGCCACGGTGCGCGGGTCTGCCATGACTTCGTAGCCATTCAGATTCCAAATCTGACCGACTCTCTCGACTATACGCGCGTCACTGCGACGCCTAAGACCGTTCACACCACAAAGCCGACGCCCGACCCTGTTCTGGCGTGCGACGACGACATGCCACCCCTCTTTTACTACGGACGCCGCAAGCTGCATGCGTCTGCGGCGGCGCGGCAGGTGTTCGAGAACGCCCGTGAGGTATCCGTTCTGGCGGGCTACGGTCGGAGACGGGACGAAGGTCGCACGCAGGAAATGCAGAAGGTGCTCGACACTAACGCTCCCAGCGACGGTCTTTCACTTTCAGATATCTCGCGAGTGGACGCTCATGGGTTCGACATGCTGTTTTACGCAGCCGAGGTTGGCAATGAAGCCTGGGCAGACGCTCTCATCGCAGCGGGTGCAAACGTCAATCGGCGCAACGCACGCGGAATGACTCCCTTGATGGTGGCAGCGTATCACGGACATGAACACGTGTTTGACCGGCTCACGAGCGTCGGTGCACAGCTCGAAGCGCAGGACCATGCCGGTTGGACTTCTGCTCAATGGAGCGCCTATTGCGGCCACGACGACCTCGCGGTCCGACTACGCAAGATCGTCGGCGCGAGCGACGTACCAGATGTGTTCAGTATTGCTGTCCGGCGTCCGTCGCGAACACTCCTCGCACGATTGGTCGAGACCGGTGAGTATGAAGGTGCGCTTACTTCAGCGTTGGGAGATGCGCACGAATCCTATCAAGCGGTCATTGGACGGAAAGAAGATTATACGGACATTGCTGCGGATTTGATTCGGTACGGCGCTAGTGTTCAATCTTCACTCATTCCATCGAGTGAGTTCTTGCGAATGGCCACGAGTTCGCCGCACCTAGAACTCCTTTCATGGTTGCTCGAGCATGGCGTTCCTGCTGACTCAGCAAGGCACCATGGAGAGACAGCGCTTGCCCGTCTTGCCGGGTGGCCGCCCGAGCTCTCTGCGAAGGCACACCCGGCCATGGTCCTACTTCTCCAGCATGGTGCCGACCCGAAGATCTCGGACAAGTACGGGAACTCGCCAATACACAATGCGCAGCGAGTGGTCGAACGAGCAAAGCAGGACCCCTACGCAAGCGCGGTCGAGATGGATGCGGCGGAGAGGAACCTTACACTTCTACTAGATCATTCCATAGAATATCTCTAA